From the Micromonospora lupini genome, one window contains:
- a CDS encoding tetratricopeptide repeat protein, protein MSVQPPERAFVVPPDPGRAGSLEELVDLLRVLKVWAGDPSYDAIRSRVNAAWTAAGRPAGELTGKTTVADCFRAGRRRLNTDLVISVVRALHPDEGYVTQWRQALQMITGEARAASQVHVQDRLPPEPATFTGRAAELSELLRALRDTGGGAAALCVVSGMAGAGKTHVAVHAAHLVTREQRFDRVLFVNLRGFHADPAQPAVDPAAVLEGFLRLLGMPFHQIPLDLAARTAAYRRRLAGSRTLVVLDNAAGVEQVRPLLTDTAGCPMLVTSRRDLTALRAGTKLTMDVFAPGEAMEFLALAAPRTPVGDDPQAPARIALRCGHLPLALGLVAGHIRATPGWTLTDHADRLDERHRQRRLDTNVQLALDLSYQHLPAERQRLLRLMALHPGQDLDAHAAAALAGSDLPTTRSLLLDLSRDHLVQPAAPGRYTLHDLVRAHAAGRAADEDPPSGRRTALTRLFDFYLAGAAAAMDTLYPAEAERRPAVPRPAGPAPDLSEPAGARVWLDTERPTLVAVAAHTASHGWATHAIRLSGVLFRYLDGGYFTDALTVHEHARDAARDLGDPNGQAHALAGLGATHAQLSRHGPAAENLREALRLFRQGGDRVGEARALINLGVVMARLGRNRLAAEHCAQALVMFRQAGHQAGEAHSLTNLGSVESRLGRHGPATDHFRQALTLIRQLGNRTSEAWTLNSLGEAELRQGRHGPAINHLRQALGLYRQLGNRVGEAWTLDILGTVKTRLGRPDRYHRQALAIFRETGDRSGEASALNGLGEASHAAGDPWGALAEHSAAHTIAVDIGELEQQARAHTGIGRARETLSDPALARQHYQQALILYTELGTPEADLVRARLTGIDDNGGAERRPATAARNAQPR, encoded by the coding sequence ATGTCTGTGCAGCCGCCGGAGCGTGCGTTCGTGGTGCCACCGGACCCGGGCCGGGCCGGCTCGCTCGAGGAGCTCGTCGACCTGCTGCGGGTGCTCAAGGTCTGGGCCGGCGACCCGTCCTACGACGCGATCAGGAGTCGGGTCAACGCGGCCTGGACGGCGGCCGGCCGGCCCGCCGGGGAGCTGACGGGCAAGACCACCGTCGCGGACTGCTTTCGGGCTGGTCGGCGGCGGCTCAACACCGACCTTGTCATCTCGGTGGTGCGGGCCCTGCACCCGGACGAGGGGTACGTCACCCAGTGGCGGCAGGCGCTGCAGATGATCACGGGGGAGGCCCGGGCAGCATCGCAGGTCCACGTCCAGGACCGGTTGCCACCCGAGCCGGCGACCTTCACCGGCCGGGCCGCTGAGCTGAGTGAGCTCCTCCGCGCGCTGCGCGACACCGGAGGTGGCGCGGCGGCGCTCTGTGTGGTGTCGGGCATGGCCGGGGCTGGCAAGACTCACGTCGCCGTGCATGCCGCGCACCTCGTCACGCGCGAGCAGCGCTTCGACCGGGTCCTGTTCGTGAACCTCCGTGGGTTCCACGCCGATCCGGCCCAGCCGGCCGTCGACCCGGCCGCTGTTCTCGAGGGTTTCCTGCGCCTGCTGGGCATGCCGTTTCATCAGATCCCGCTCGACCTGGCCGCCCGCACCGCCGCCTACCGCCGCCGGCTCGCCGGCAGCCGCACACTCGTGGTGCTGGACAACGCCGCTGGCGTCGAGCAGGTCAGGCCGCTGCTGACCGACACCGCCGGCTGCCCGATGCTGGTCACCAGCCGGCGCGACCTCACGGCCCTGCGCGCCGGGACCAAACTGACGATGGACGTGTTCGCCCCCGGCGAGGCCATGGAGTTCCTGGCCCTGGCGGCACCACGGACGCCCGTCGGTGACGACCCGCAGGCGCCGGCCCGGATCGCCCTGCGCTGCGGCCACCTACCGCTGGCGCTGGGCCTGGTGGCCGGGCACATCCGCGCCACACCTGGCTGGACGCTGACTGACCACGCCGACCGGCTTGACGAACGCCACCGCCAGCGGCGTCTGGACACCAACGTCCAGCTCGCACTCGACCTGTCCTATCAGCACCTGCCCGCCGAGCGACAGCGACTGCTGCGGCTGATGGCGCTGCACCCTGGCCAGGACCTCGACGCGCACGCCGCCGCGGCCCTGGCCGGCAGCGACCTGCCGACCACCCGGTCCCTCCTCCTGGACCTGAGCCGCGATCATCTGGTGCAACCGGCCGCCCCCGGCCGCTACACCCTGCATGACCTGGTGCGTGCCCATGCCGCCGGCCGGGCCGCCGACGAGGATCCCCCATCCGGACGACGCACCGCCCTGACCCGCCTGTTCGATTTCTACCTGGCCGGCGCGGCCGCCGCCATGGACACCCTGTACCCGGCCGAGGCCGAGCGGCGGCCGGCCGTCCCGCGACCCGCGGGCCCCGCCCCTGACCTGAGCGAACCCGCAGGTGCCCGCGTCTGGCTGGACACCGAACGTCCGACCCTGGTCGCCGTCGCCGCGCACACCGCCAGCCATGGCTGGGCCACCCACGCCATCCGGCTGTCCGGCGTCCTCTTCCGATACCTCGACGGCGGATACTTCACCGACGCCCTGACCGTCCACGAGCACGCCCGCGACGCTGCCCGCGACCTCGGCGACCCGAACGGGCAGGCGCACGCGCTGGCCGGCCTCGGTGCCACGCACGCGCAGCTGTCCCGGCACGGACCGGCCGCCGAGAACCTCCGGGAGGCCCTGCGCCTCTTTCGACAGGGCGGTGACCGGGTCGGGGAGGCCCGCGCCCTGATCAACCTCGGCGTCGTCATGGCACGCCTGGGCCGCAACCGGTTGGCCGCAGAGCACTGCGCGCAGGCCCTGGTGATGTTCCGACAGGCCGGCCACCAGGCGGGCGAGGCCCACTCGCTGACCAACCTTGGCAGCGTCGAGTCGAGACTGGGCCGGCACGGACCGGCCACCGACCACTTCCGGCAGGCGCTGACCCTGATCCGGCAGCTCGGCAACCGCACCAGCGAGGCATGGACGCTCAACAGTCTGGGCGAGGCCGAGCTGCGCCAGGGCCGACACGGACCGGCCATCAACCATCTCCGGCAGGCTCTGGGGCTGTACCGGCAGCTCGGCAACCGTGTCGGCGAGGCCTGGACGCTGGACATTCTCGGGACCGTGAAGACCCGCCTCGGCCGGCCGGACCGCTACCACCGGCAGGCGCTTGCGATCTTCCGCGAGACCGGCGACCGATCGGGCGAAGCCAGCGCGCTCAACGGTCTCGGCGAAGCATCCCACGCCGCCGGCGACCCCTGGGGCGCCCTGGCCGAGCACTCCGCAGCCCATACCATCGCGGTCGACATCGGCGAACTCGAGCAGCAGGCCCGCGCCCACACCGGCATCGGGCGAGCCCGCGAGACCCTGTCCGATCCGGCCCTGGCCCGGCAGCACTACCAGCAGGCCCTGATCCTCTACACCGAGCTCGGCACACCGGAGGCCGACCTGGTTCGTGCGCGGCTCACCGGCATCGACGACAACGGCGGTGCGGAGCGCCGACCGGCTACGGCCGCGCGGAACGCCCAACCACGCTGA
- a CDS encoding Lrp/AsnC ligand binding domain-containing protein, translating into MSRGTFVKRRLWSPAATAPPHERQGERAGRHTWGKRAVRRRRRPTGRYCLAAHGHGDNTSARTGTPIGASPTARRRTFRGTAVGCAVLAYVMVDSSSWMGDSAQDFAALPEILAAHIIAGSASVLVKVRTANTEQLQELLRRLHAIDRVSGTQATVVLKTFSSDRPHR; encoded by the coding sequence TTGAGCCGGGGCACCTTCGTGAAACGGCGGTTGTGGTCGCCGGCGGCGACCGCGCCGCCGCACGAGCGGCAGGGCGAGCGGGCTGGGCGTCACACTTGGGGCAAGCGTGCTGTTCGACGTCGTCGGCGTCCGACCGGTCGATATTGCCTTGCCGCCCACGGCCATGGCGACAACACCTCCGCGCGCACCGGCACGCCGATCGGCGCCTCGCCGACGGCCCGTCGCCGCACATTCCGGGGGACCGCGGTGGGCTGCGCCGTCTTGGCCTACGTGATGGTCGACTCGTCGTCGTGGATGGGGGATTCGGCGCAGGACTTCGCCGCGCTCCCGGAGATCCTGGCGGCGCACATCATCGCCGGCAGCGCCTCGGTACTGGTGAAGGTCAGGACCGCGAATACCGAGCAACTGCAAGAACTGCTGCGCCGCCTCCACGCCATCGATCGGGTCAGCGGAACGCAGGCCACCGTGGTCCTCAAGACCTTTTCGAGCGACCGCCCTCACCGCTGA
- a CDS encoding winged helix-turn-helix transcriptional regulator: protein MDLFGRRWALRILWELRAGPLGARALLARCAGLSSSVLYQRLRELTSSGIIVPSADGYELTRLGTALGHALRPLDEWAITWAQAQEQNDQNPVEA, encoded by the coding sequence ATGGATCTCTTCGGCCGTCGGTGGGCGCTGCGAATTCTCTGGGAGCTGCGTGCGGGTCCGCTCGGTGCGCGTGCGCTGCTGGCACGCTGCGCAGGTCTGTCATCCAGTGTCCTCTACCAGCGGCTTCGCGAACTCACGTCGAGCGGGATCATCGTCCCCTCAGCCGATGGCTACGAGCTCACGCGGCTGGGGACAGCACTCGGTCACGCCCTCCGACCGCTCGACGAATGGGCGATCACCTGGGCGCAGGCGCAAGAGCAGAACGATCAGAATCCTGTGGAGGCATGA
- a CDS encoding carboxymuconolactone decarboxylase family protein yields MSRIALLEPPYADQTGALLARMMPGEVPPIGLFRMFAKNLPMASAMHGWGRYELGRQLTLTMREREIAIDRTCVLCGCEYEWGVHMMMFAERVGLTREQAASLVHGGPADECWTSERERLLILAVDTLHERSDIDDALWARLASVFDEVQLLDLLLLCGWYHAVSFAARAARLPHEPGAPRFADFPITTRTNR; encoded by the coding sequence ATGTCGCGAATAGCCCTGCTGGAACCGCCGTACGCCGACCAGACCGGCGCGCTACTCGCGCGCATGATGCCCGGGGAAGTGCCGCCGATCGGGCTGTTCCGGATGTTCGCCAAGAACCTCCCGATGGCCAGCGCCATGCACGGATGGGGGCGCTATGAGCTGGGCCGACAGCTGACCCTGACCATGAGGGAGCGCGAGATCGCCATCGACCGGACATGCGTGCTGTGCGGCTGCGAGTACGAGTGGGGCGTGCACATGATGATGTTCGCCGAACGGGTCGGGCTCACCCGCGAGCAGGCGGCCTCCCTGGTGCACGGCGGCCCCGCCGACGAGTGCTGGACGTCCGAGCGGGAACGGCTGCTCATCCTCGCCGTCGACACGCTGCACGAGCGTTCCGACATCGATGACGCGCTGTGGGCACGACTCGCGTCGGTCTTCGACGAGGTCCAACTGCTCGACCTGCTTCTGCTCTGCGGGTGGTACCACGCCGTCAGCTTCGCCGCGCGCGCCGCGCGCCTGCCGCACGAGCCCGGCGCGCCTCGCTTCGCCGACTTCCCCATCACGACCAGGACCAACCGATGA
- a CDS encoding PQQ-dependent sugar dehydrogenase, protein MPVNTDAYNNLLAAAAPSWNTPASKVAVQGLAWDRRGRLYATEVGAGAWDEVNAIVPGGNYGWPVVEGRAGDPRFRDPLVWRSAEASPSGLAIVGNTLCLAALRGTRLWVVPLDRTAPARPPRDSSAPTADCARSCAHSTERSG, encoded by the coding sequence ATGCCGGTCAACACCGACGCCTACAACAACCTGCTCGCCGCGGCGGCCCCGTCCTGGAACACGCCCGCGTCGAAGGTGGCGGTGCAGGGACTGGCGTGGGACCGGCGGGGCCGGCTCTACGCGACCGAGGTCGGCGCGGGCGCCTGGGACGAGGTCAACGCGATCGTGCCCGGCGGCAACTACGGCTGGCCGGTGGTGGAGGGTCGGGCCGGCGACCCGCGCTTCCGTGACCCGCTGGTGTGGCGGTCCGCCGAGGCGTCGCCCAGCGGCCTGGCCATCGTGGGGAACACGCTGTGTCTCGCCGCCCTGCGAGGAACCCGACTCTGGGTCGTACCGCTGGACCGGACGGCGCCGGCACGCCCACCGCGCGACTCGTCGGCTCCTACGGCCGACTGCGCACGGTCGTGCGCGCACTCGACGGAGCGCTCTGGGTGA
- a CDS encoding low temperature requirement protein A → MKTEKRPGLVRDLDQPKQATYVELFFDVIYIFILFRLSQTLLNQLDWTGAYQTLILLLAVWWVWSYTNLVTDTLDSRLIHIQLLVIATMFGGLLISTTIPEAFEQRGILFAIAYVAINLGRSSLLAIALRRDPLGCRPLRAVPWFAVSAVPWFAGALVDETARVALWSLAIAIDYLAALSGWPTPKIGRTNPSEWNLASEHLAERYRQFIIIALGETVITTGRTFHASEFSLHRGTAFTVAFVTSVLLYFTYFYRTREKLGTAFSHAHEPGFRNRESAFAHLLMVAGIVAITVSDEMAIGHATATAPVSWLVIILSGPALFLAGHALLGRHVFTRVSMPRLIGLGVLIAIGPPLVGQPVLVPAAAAAVVLAGVVGFDLLHGGREVGDQSLPPRL, encoded by the coding sequence ATGAAGACGGAGAAGCGCCCCGGGCTGGTCCGCGATCTTGACCAGCCGAAGCAGGCCACCTACGTCGAATTGTTCTTCGATGTGATTTACATCTTCATCCTCTTCCGGCTCTCTCAGACCCTGCTCAACCAGCTGGACTGGACCGGCGCTTACCAGACGCTGATCCTGCTGTTGGCAGTGTGGTGGGTCTGGTCCTACACCAACCTGGTGACCGACACCCTGGACTCACGGCTCATCCATATCCAGTTGCTGGTAATCGCCACCATGTTCGGTGGCCTACTAATCTCCACGACCATCCCGGAGGCGTTCGAACAGCGCGGAATACTGTTCGCGATCGCATACGTCGCGATCAACCTGGGCCGCAGTTCCCTGCTCGCCATCGCTCTGCGGCGGGATCCGCTCGGCTGTCGACCGCTGCGCGCAGTTCCCTGGTTCGCGGTCTCGGCGGTGCCCTGGTTCGCCGGCGCACTGGTCGATGAGACAGCCCGGGTGGCGCTATGGAGCCTGGCCATCGCAATCGACTACCTGGCCGCGCTCTCCGGATGGCCGACGCCGAAGATCGGTCGCACGAACCCCTCAGAGTGGAACCTGGCCAGCGAACATCTCGCCGAGCGCTACCGGCAGTTCATCATCATCGCGCTCGGTGAGACGGTCATCACCACCGGGCGAACATTCCACGCCAGCGAATTCAGCCTCCACCGAGGTACGGCGTTCACGGTGGCTTTCGTTACCAGCGTGCTGCTCTACTTCACCTACTTCTACCGCACCCGAGAAAAGCTCGGTACGGCCTTCTCCCATGCGCACGAGCCGGGCTTTCGAAACAGGGAATCCGCCTTCGCCCATCTGCTCATGGTGGCCGGCATCGTCGCCATCACCGTCTCCGACGAGATGGCGATCGGGCACGCGACCGCAACGGCCCCGGTGTCCTGGCTGGTCATCATCCTGAGCGGACCGGCGCTCTTCCTTGCCGGACATGCACTACTCGGGCGGCACGTGTTCACCCGCGTGTCCATGCCTCGGCTGATCGGTCTGGGCGTGCTCATCGCCATCGGCCCGCCCCTGGTCGGGCAACCCGTACTGGTGCCCGCTGCGGCAGCCGCCGTCGTGCTCGCAGGGGTCGTCGGCTTCGACCTACTGCACGGTGGCCGGGAGGTGGGCGATCAATCCTTGCCCCCGCGGCTCTGA
- a CDS encoding ATP-binding cassette domain-containing protein: MKELWRTLHRHRRQLTMIVAFEAVLSGVEAAAHPLLLKELFDHAILAGDVAVFLVLGAGYLALGLAMNFGSYWTSVRRKRYENAFVLSLEAELLDRALDQDGRGISAAGNASFVSRIHNDVAEGVLPAIDVAVRVAKQATASVVFAGVLLYLSWQASIVLLLVVPPLVLISNRLARRIEENTEPEREAEARYINTLTRTLASFRAVRGLPLLRPLARAVSADALRGFLDITLVNSRLRLRQRTLSDLTMNLSDTASLVVGAFFVFAGRMSFGSFLAFVNSLWRAVTGIVGVINLIPQLRRSSAVLRRIQVLRGTRAPSGHGRGSMVALRGVRAAFGSGATVSIDNFTLRVGEHVLLRGSNGCGKTTLLHVIAGILAPDAGTVTVPPRVACLSAPVELPPLPVHALVADERLRETLGLQGLAGQLPADLSSGQRQRLGVAALLCEDADVYLVDEPFANLDPDGRDLVLRVLQSRTVGRGLLVVHHGDEVLDGQFDRVATLSGTSRAAALPTSAAPV, encoded by the coding sequence ATGAAGGAACTGTGGCGCACGCTGCACAGGCATCGACGCCAGCTCACGATGATCGTCGCCTTCGAGGCGGTCCTCAGCGGCGTCGAGGCCGCAGCGCACCCGCTGCTGCTCAAGGAGCTGTTCGATCATGCGATCCTGGCCGGCGACGTGGCGGTGTTCCTCGTCCTCGGCGCCGGCTATCTGGCGCTGGGTCTCGCCATGAATTTCGGCTCCTACTGGACCTCCGTGCGGCGCAAGCGGTACGAGAACGCGTTCGTGCTGTCGCTCGAGGCGGAGTTGCTCGACCGGGCCCTCGACCAGGACGGCCGGGGGATCTCCGCGGCGGGCAACGCCTCGTTCGTCAGCCGCATCCACAACGACGTCGCCGAGGGCGTCCTGCCGGCCATCGACGTCGCCGTCCGCGTCGCCAAACAGGCGACGGCCTCGGTCGTCTTCGCCGGTGTGCTGCTGTACCTGTCCTGGCAGGCCAGCATCGTGCTGCTTCTCGTCGTGCCGCCGCTGGTGCTCATCAGTAACCGCCTCGCCCGGCGGATCGAGGAGAACACCGAGCCGGAGCGGGAGGCAGAAGCGCGGTACATCAACACGCTGACCCGGACACTCGCCTCGTTCCGCGCGGTTCGCGGCCTGCCGTTGCTGCGGCCCCTTGCCCGAGCGGTCAGCGCGGACGCGTTGCGGGGCTTCCTGGACATCACGCTCGTGAACTCCCGGCTGCGGCTGCGACAGCGCACGCTCAGCGACCTCACCATGAACCTCTCCGACACCGCGTCCCTGGTCGTCGGGGCGTTCTTCGTGTTCGCCGGTCGGATGTCGTTCGGCAGCTTCCTCGCCTTCGTGAACTCCCTGTGGCGCGCCGTCACGGGCATCGTCGGCGTCATCAACCTGATCCCGCAGCTGCGCCGCAGCTCCGCCGTGCTCCGGCGGATCCAGGTCCTGCGCGGTACGCGGGCACCATCGGGTCACGGACGGGGATCGATGGTGGCGCTGCGGGGGGTACGGGCCGCCTTTGGTTCCGGAGCCACCGTCTCGATCGACAACTTCACGCTGCGGGTGGGCGAGCACGTGCTGCTGCGCGGATCCAACGGCTGCGGGAAGACGACGCTGCTGCACGTCATCGCCGGAATACTCGCGCCGGACGCCGGGACGGTCACGGTGCCGCCCAGGGTCGCCTGTCTGAGCGCGCCGGTGGAGCTACCGCCGTTGCCGGTGCACGCGCTGGTCGCCGACGAGCGGCTGCGCGAGACGCTGGGGCTGCAGGGCCTGGCCGGGCAGCTGCCGGCGGACCTGTCGTCCGGCCAGCGGCAGCGGTTGGGCGTCGCCGCGCTGCTCTGCGAGGATGCCGACGTCTACCTCGTCGACGAGCCGTTCGCGAACCTGGACCCGGACGGCAGGGATCTGGTGCTGCGCGTTCTGCAGTCCCGCACCGTGGGTCGCGGTCTACTCGTCGTGCACCACGGCGACGAGGTCCTCGACGGCCAGTTCGATCGGGTGGCGACCCTTTCGGGGACCTCCAGGGCGGCAGCGCTGCCCACGTCTGCCGCACCCGTCTGA
- the lanKC gene encoding class III lanthionine synthetase LanKC: protein MRDDRWVNRFFFAWNDTLFYDPLEVYYRPLSENFLSSLNEELRSRLVRMGIWWNYRSNPSLPAQGWKIHVSATYHNMYDTAAVVLDYLIGRDIDFKIALDRNIFEMLNSKAIARGSGGKFLTVYPPDDDTFRACLADLARLLGDAEGTYVLSDLRYRDSKALYFRYGQFLDTHTVDAMGRQVPYVVGPEGPISDERRTAFVQPWWLPWPFADWKPDPEPEQIEPLGGRFRVTEAIQFSNTGGVYLAEDTADDDRVVVVKEARPHTNPNPRQGYDAVDILAREWQFLQRLAGTGRFPAPIAKFRHWEHHFIAEERVVGVDIRDVLFAHNPLVQPRFTPEQSRHFLRVFLAVFRGLTRAIQAAHERQVVLGDLNATNLLIDPDTFEVTVIDLESCRLAGSAAADQHLQGLVELYTAGFSHSRRGVEDSTPEGDLYSLAAVMAYLIFPIVAMSFLRDDVFDLYRLYVERLGWPTRIHELITDLAHARISLTEVLDALQDEAALVDRVAVPPRAPIVEQQLAMPETRARVAAFITAVADPQRATLFPVDPFAHLTNPLSLGFGASGVLWALDASGVPVRPEWLRWLRDRVAGIDVAQYPAGLMSGLAGIAWATGDLGLRAEARDLLAQANERVGEQDDYTFYYGLAGLGMTNLKFYLRDHDEGDLAAAERCARTLCDTVQRDGRLAYWLNDFATDGPLTGLGFGQAGVALFLLRMHQITKDESYLRLGREALAWEMAHTELWDGDSVIFEHDGTLLPYVEVGSAGVAQVLLRYGDADAARTVLRGLAIDYTAMPGYAFGMCGIADAMLDAATILGEPAFRDTALRQLEYVRNVFLFEPPKRFEVPHDGGISPLAVPGEGLLRCSCDYVTGSAGVLRVLHRVTNGGTADFLLDEVRP, encoded by the coding sequence ATGCGTGATGATCGATGGGTTAACCGCTTCTTCTTCGCGTGGAACGACACGTTGTTCTACGACCCGCTGGAGGTGTACTACCGGCCGTTGTCGGAGAACTTCCTCTCCTCGCTGAACGAGGAGCTGCGGTCGCGACTCGTCCGCATGGGCATCTGGTGGAACTACCGGAGCAACCCGTCGCTGCCGGCGCAGGGGTGGAAGATCCATGTCTCCGCGACCTACCACAACATGTACGACACCGCCGCCGTGGTCCTGGACTATCTGATCGGGCGCGACATCGACTTTAAGATCGCGCTCGACCGCAACATCTTCGAGATGCTCAACTCCAAGGCCATCGCACGGGGCAGCGGCGGCAAGTTCCTCACCGTCTATCCGCCCGACGACGACACCTTCCGGGCCTGCCTGGCGGACCTGGCGCGGCTGCTCGGCGACGCCGAGGGCACCTACGTGCTCTCGGACCTCCGCTATCGCGACAGCAAGGCGCTCTACTTCCGGTACGGCCAATTCCTCGACACCCACACTGTCGACGCCATGGGCAGACAGGTGCCGTACGTCGTCGGGCCGGAAGGACCGATCTCCGACGAGCGTCGCACGGCTTTCGTCCAGCCGTGGTGGCTGCCCTGGCCCTTCGCCGACTGGAAGCCGGACCCCGAACCCGAACAGATCGAGCCGTTGGGAGGGCGGTTCCGTGTCACCGAGGCCATCCAGTTCTCCAACACCGGCGGGGTGTACCTGGCCGAGGACACCGCGGACGACGATCGTGTCGTGGTGGTGAAGGAAGCCCGCCCGCACACCAATCCCAATCCGCGCCAGGGCTACGACGCCGTCGACATTCTCGCCCGCGAATGGCAGTTCCTCCAGCGCCTGGCCGGCACCGGTCGTTTCCCGGCTCCCATCGCCAAGTTCCGCCACTGGGAGCACCACTTCATCGCCGAGGAGCGCGTCGTCGGGGTCGACATCCGGGATGTCTTGTTCGCGCACAACCCCTTGGTGCAGCCACGGTTCACGCCCGAACAGTCGCGGCACTTCCTGCGGGTCTTCCTCGCGGTCTTCCGCGGGCTGACGCGGGCGATTCAGGCGGCGCACGAGCGGCAGGTGGTCCTGGGCGACCTGAACGCCACGAACCTGCTCATCGACCCCGACACCTTCGAGGTCACCGTGATCGACCTGGAGTCCTGCCGGCTGGCCGGATCCGCCGCGGCCGACCAACACCTGCAGGGGCTGGTCGAGCTGTACACAGCCGGATTCAGCCACTCCCGGCGCGGCGTCGAGGACTCCACCCCCGAGGGGGACCTCTACAGCCTGGCGGCCGTGATGGCGTACCTCATCTTTCCGATCGTCGCGATGTCGTTCCTCCGCGACGACGTCTTCGACCTCTACCGACTCTATGTCGAACGGCTCGGATGGCCGACGCGGATCCACGAGCTGATCACGGACCTGGCGCACGCGAGGATCTCCCTCACCGAGGTGCTCGACGCCCTACAGGACGAGGCGGCACTGGTCGACCGCGTCGCCGTCCCACCCCGCGCACCCATCGTCGAGCAGCAGCTCGCCATGCCCGAGACCCGGGCGAGGGTGGCCGCGTTCATCACGGCCGTCGCCGACCCGCAACGGGCGACCCTGTTCCCGGTGGACCCGTTCGCCCACCTCACCAACCCGCTGAGCCTCGGGTTCGGGGCGAGCGGCGTGCTGTGGGCGCTGGACGCCTCGGGGGTCCCGGTTCGGCCCGAGTGGCTGCGATGGTTGCGCGACCGGGTCGCCGGCATCGACGTCGCCCAGTACCCTGCCGGGCTGATGAGCGGCCTCGCAGGCATCGCCTGGGCGACCGGTGACCTCGGGCTCCGCGCCGAGGCGCGGGACCTGCTAGCGCAGGCCAACGAGCGGGTGGGCGAGCAGGACGACTACACGTTTTACTACGGTCTCGCCGGGCTCGGCATGACGAACCTGAAGTTCTACCTTCGTGACCACGACGAGGGCGACCTCGCCGCGGCCGAGCGGTGCGCGCGGACGCTGTGCGACACGGTGCAGCGCGACGGCCGGCTGGCCTACTGGTTGAACGACTTTGCGACCGACGGACCGCTGACCGGTCTCGGCTTCGGGCAGGCTGGCGTCGCGTTGTTCCTGCTGCGGATGCACCAGATCACCAAGGACGAGTCCTACCTGCGGCTCGGACGGGAGGCGCTGGCCTGGGAGATGGCACATACCGAGCTGTGGGACGGCGACTCGGTCATCTTCGAGCACGACGGGACCCTGCTGCCGTACGTCGAAGTGGGCTCGGCCGGTGTCGCGCAGGTCCTGCTGCGCTACGGCGACGCCGATGCCGCGCGGACCGTCCTACGCGGGCTCGCGATCGACTACACCGCGATGCCCGGATACGCGTTCGGGATGTGCGGGATCGCCGACGCGATGCTGGACGCGGCAACGATCCTCGGCGAGCCCGCGTTCCGCGACACCGCGCTGCGGCAGCTCGAGTACGTGCGTAACGTCTTCCTGTTCGAGCCGCCGAAGCGATTCGAGGTGCCGCACGACGGCGGGATCTCGCCGCTGGCCGTGCCCGGTGAGGGTCTGCTGCGTTGCAGTTGCGACTACGTGACCGGCTCCGCCGGCGTGCTGCGGGTGCTGCACCGCGTGACCAACGGCGGCACGGCGGACTTCCTCCTCGACGAGGTGCGCCCATGA